Proteins encoded by one window of Bacillus rossius redtenbacheri isolate Brsri chromosome 14, Brsri_v3, whole genome shotgun sequence:
- the LOC134538765 gene encoding uncharacterized protein LOC134538765, which yields MKGRWSIHRAVLVTVIGYLVVASRAETENEQENRDAAIGALYPEKNNFLKALAAPIHRPSEPALLGESDTEIADTQTPDSQLLPGGSIRRKRTLHKLKKFGFYGGGGGGGGGGCGYGGCGGGGGCGYGGCGGGGPSVIVKPVPVPVAVPVYVNRGGGGCGGGGCGGGGGGYNNYGGGGGYNNYGGGHKYPHGGGGGGGNYCDVCGGGGGGGGGGQAPPSYSYSQSSSQSSSGSWGKKK from the exons ATGAAGGGTCGGTGGTCCATACACCGCGCCGTACTGGTAACGGTTATTGGATACCTAGTCGTGGCAAGCAGAGCAG AGACAGAAAATGAACAAGAAAATAGGGATGCCGCAATAGGTGCATTGTatcctgaaaaaaataattttttaaaggcGTTAGCGGCCCCAATTCATCGTCCTAGCGAACCTGCTCTATTGGGGGAATCTGACACAG AAATTGCGGATACCCAGACTCCCGATTCTCAGCTGCTACCGGGCGGGAGCATCCGTCGCAAGAGGACCCTGCACAAGCTGAAGAAGTTTGGGTTCTACGGCGGTGGTGGCGGCGGCGGTGGGGGCGGCTGCGGATACGGCGGCTGCGGCGGTGGCGGTGGCTGCGGATACGGCGGCTGCGGGGGCGGCGGGCCTTCTGTGATCGTGAAGCCCGTTCCCGTTCCCGTGGCCGTTCCCGTGTACGTCAACAGGGGCGGCGGCGGCTGCGGCGGTGGCGGCTGCGGTGGCGGTGGCGGCGGTTACAACAACTACGGAGGTGGCGGTGGCTACAACAACTACGGAGGCGGCCACAAGTACCCGCACGGCGGCGGTGGTGGCGGAGGCAACTACTGCGATGTCTGCGGGGGTGGTGGCGGGGGCGGCGGAGGTGGCCAAGCACCCCCCAGCTACTCCTACAGCCAGTCTTCCTCGCAGTCTTCCAGCGGCTCGTG